A stretch of Lactuca sativa cultivar Salinas chromosome 6, Lsat_Salinas_v11, whole genome shotgun sequence DNA encodes these proteins:
- the LOC111897783 gene encoding uncharacterized protein LOC111897783 — protein sequence MERAQYTSWAELFRIHCRAFQVIDHIEPKATIISSSTTNKVGVDKPADPKPMDPDLWNRLDAIVIQWIYSTISNDLLQTILKPKASAAQAWAALESVFQDNQNERALYLEHKLVTIKLVNFSNCFAYYQTLKMISDQLSNVGAPITNQRLILQLIVGLTDAYEGIAMMIQQIKPLPDFYEARSRLILEETSKANHATQSAVADAFALNV from the coding sequence ATGGAAAGAGCTCAGTACACTTCATGGGCTGAGTTGTTTAGAATCCATTGTCGTGCATTCCAGGTCATTGATCATATTGAACCCAAAGCTACAATCATCTCCTCCTCCACCACTAATAAAGTCGGGGTTGATAAACCAGCAGATCCCAAACCAATGGATCCTGATCTATGGAATCGATTAGATGCCATTGTCATCCAATGGATCTACAGTACTATCTCGAATGATCTCCTCCAAACCATTCTAAAACCGAAAGCTAGTGCAGCGCAGGCATGGGCAGCCCTCGAGAGTGTTTTTCAAGACAACCAGAATGAGCGTGCTCTCTACTTGGAACACAAACTAGTCACCATTAAGCTTGTAAATTTCTCAAATTGCTTTGCTTACTATCAGACGTTGAAGATGATCTCTGATCAACTTTCTAATGTTGGCGCCCCTATCACTAATCAACGACTCATCTTACAGCTCATTGTTGGTCTTACGGATGCATACGAAGGGATCGCCATGATGATCCAGCAAATCAAGCCTCTTCCGGATTTCTATGAAGCACGCTCTCGTCTCATCTTGGAAGAAACAAGTAAAGCCAATCATGCAACCCAGTCTGCTGTTGCAGATGCATTTGCCCTCAATGTTTAG